The Ananas comosus cultivar F153 linkage group 4, ASM154086v1, whole genome shotgun sequence region ATAATAaactattttgaaatagttcttcaactttattaaatattttctcatcttgttctcttttgtttgctttgatattactaattttgtaaGGCTATCTATCATATTTCTAATCTTTTGAGGGTACGAATGAAATTACCCTATACTAATTATTCCAAACATGACCACGTGTCTAAGggattgaaaaataataaatggtgcaataagtacaaaaaaaatttttagtaggcatagtagtcccccattagttagtgaaataatttttagtagctATCGTGGTCCCCCAATAGTTAGtgaaatgaaaagagaaatttttatttgtgattctcgcaattaactttcgtcaaatataaaattaacttaaactccataattttttttttattttttaatatacaatttatatcttaatgctcaatttataaaattaatatttatatttaataccaacaatctaaattatttaataattatttatatattttatattttataataaaaaaaaacaaagtagaTTGAAatttaagagagaaaaaaaaaatNNNNNNNNNNNNNNNNNNNNNNNNNNNNNNNNNNNNNNNNNNNNNNNNNNNNNNNNNNNNNNNNNNNNNNNNNNNNNNNNNNNNNNNNNNNNNNNNNNNNNNNNNNNNNNNNNNNNNNNNNNNNNNNNNNNNNNNNNNNNNNNNNNNNNNNNNNNNNNNNNNNNNNNNNNNNNNNNNNNNNNNNNNNNNNNNNNNNNNNNNNNNNNNNNNNNNNNNNNNNNNNNNNNNNNNNNNNNNNNNNNNNNNNNNNNNNNNNNNNNNNNNNNNNNNNNNNNNNNNNNNNNNNNNNNNNNNNNNNNNNNNNNNNNNNNNNNNNNNNNNNNNNNNNNNNNNNNNNNNNNNNNNNNNNNNNNNNNNNNNNNNNNNNNNNNNNNNNNNNNNNNNNNNNNNNNNNNNNNNNNNNNNNNNNNNNNNNNNNNNNNNNNNNNNNNNNNNNNNNNNNNNNNNNNNNNNNNNNNNNNNNNNNNNNNNNNNNNNNNNNNNNNNNNNNNNNNNNNNNNNNNNNNNNNNNNNNNNNNNNNNNNNNNNNTTTAAGAATTTGATTTGTTaagaatataatatactaattatcatagtttaataaataaattattatttaaaggggAGAATAAAGAACAAGAGTTGCTATTCCATAAGGTAgaaagaatagtagttctcttctcttaacgggttattctagaataacccgttaagagaggAATAACCATTTTTAGCTTGTTTGGTAGAATAAGGGGGATAAACTCCTTTATTCCATGTTTATCCCCTCATCAAACGGtacacgcggcgcccatccgcaccctcaaaaaaaaaaaaatggtgggctCGGATtttaggatgagagagaaagagagggggaaggggGGGTGCGGATGGGCgcaaacaaattgtttgggcacggtgcccatgcccaaacaaattgtttagGCACGGTGCCCATAAAATTTGTCCATTTGGAGCGGGGGCGCCCTCGCGAGTGTCCGTGCCCGCCCTCGCCCCGCGNccgtgcccaaacaaattgtttagGCACGGTGCCCATAAAATTTGTCCATTTGGAGCGGGGGCGCCCTCGCGAGTGTCCGTGCCCGCCCTCGCCCCGCGCACGCGCCACGCgcacgcccccgcccccgctCGCGCCCACGCTTCCGCCCTCGCGCCACGTAtgcagttattgaggaataatatagaTTTACTAGTTcagggacccgcgcgatgctgcgtgcagttattttaaaatttaattttgaaaattagttataaaaattaatttcagaatttaaatggtgcaataagtatatcaaaaaattttagtaggcatNTAAAGCTGCATTGATTTGATTGTCGTATTGCAAATTATTGATTTGCAATTAACTTCAATATAATCAGAATTTTCAGATCAAATTATTGAACTATGTAATGTCGCCCCAAATAAATGAGGATAGATGCTTATAGTCCAGATTACTGAAATTCAGAAAAGTTAACTGGTTTAGTTGCTTAGAAGTAACGCACCATTTATCTTTCTACTCACCTTTTTCGGCTGAAACCCGAACCATCGGATTGAAATCTTTTAGAGACTCACAGCAGACGTCTGCTAGCGATCTGCCACCGTTTATGTTCTCAGGAAGAATAAGAAAGTTCGCATTACAAGCATCCTCTGTAACAGGACGAGGATCCACCAATGTCAAACTCCCAACTCCTGCCAGAACAATGTTCTTGCAAAGCTACAACAGAAGAAGGAAACAAATAAGCCACTTTTGAAGAATGCTTCCTACTAAATTTAGATCAGCGACATTCCATTTTGGCATCAAATCAGACTATTTATAACTTATTACTAGATCTCAATTAGTagcataataaataaaattgctgCCAAATGGTAGAACACATATATTTTGATCaacaaggaaagaaaaaagaaagaagaaaaagcaaTTAGCTAATGGATAAAATCTCAACCAAGCAAATCAAACATTTGTGCCTGTTTGCTTGGGTTGTAGTAGAACAGCGTCTCTACTGTTTGCCTGTTTGGCTATCAAAAGCCAAAAGCTATGGTTGTGGCAGCAAGTTAAACTGAACTTCTAGGACCCAAAAACCAATAGACAAGTTCTGcgaactttaataaaaaaaattgttagcaCTTCTTTAAAAAGCACTATGCCAAAAGCTTCACCctggccaaacaggcccttaaacGAGATAAAATAGTAGTTATCAAAAGTAACAAATATTcatcaaattataaaatcaCTGCTCCATAGTAATCTATCAATTCATTCCCAGAACCAAtgaaatattttcaattaagttAATCGGACAGCGCAATCAATTTGTGAAATCAAATTGTATGTCGGTAATACATTTAACCTACTATACTGCATTGAGTTGAAACAATATACTTAGCAAGCTACTTAAATGCACCACCAAGCTTCTTAGTAAGGATAAATACAAACTTTACACGCCAAAGAAGAGTTTTTAACAACAAGTAGttcaaaatattaacaaaaggTAAACTACCTCAGCAGTTGCACCACTCAAACCGCTAATCAGTACGTGAGCCCTGCTTAATCTacacaaaacaaacaaaatatactCAAAACACTTCAAATCGAAAGAAAAAGAGTTCAAAGAGATGGGCGCACTACCTCTTCTGCGCATCGACGCCCCACACTCGGATCTGGCGATCGTAGAGGGCCGTTTCTTGCGCCGTGAGCTCCTCCTCGTCCATGTCGATCCGCAACCTGCAAGGAGATGGGGCGAATTGGTGGAGGGGGTGGGGAATTTGAAACCCTAGGAAAGGGTAGaagggaggagggaggaggagaaagctagggttttggagagAGCATGAAGGGGTAGAAGAGAGAGATTGGGGGTTCTCTCTTTTCCCTCGCTCTCGCACTTTGAGATGACCAACCACTTCCGGTGAGGTTACCCCCGCGAGGGTTGACTAGTCTACGGTCAATCTCCACCGTATATTAACGAACGGTGTTGATTGAACGTTGGAAACGAGTCCCGACTCCGCATGCGGCATGCGACACTAGTATATGCTTCTAGGCGCGTAAAAAATTGTTGCGTGGACCTGGTCTATAGACCGTAGTCTCCAAAACCGCATTAAACGTGTCGCATTATCtcgtaataatatatataaataaataaataatatatatatatatatatatatatatatatatataattttaatatatttttattgttttaaaagaaatttttggtataaattatatgaaatagatgaaacaaaaaaaaaagtcttgaCAGAAGAGGGTTAGGTGCATTAACTTGAAACTTTGagggataaaatataaatttttgaaaaatcaaaatgcaTGTTTATATGTTTGGAAATCTTTGgctttcacacttttttacaactggctctctctctctcctccctgtTCTTCCACGGCTATCTCTCTCTTCAACTACcgcagtctctctctctctctctctctctctctcccatctGGCgctgctcctctctctctctctctctgaccctctctttctctctcttcccctctctctcttactctctctctctctttctttctttctctctctttctttctctatttctctctcttcctctctctctatttctctctttctctctcttatttattcattaatttgaaataagttcaacttcagtttttttaattaaaaaaatttacttacaGAATGaccatatataaattttagtaaagttttaaataaaagtattaaaataattcaactctataaatattaaaacttaaaaaaatattaattaaaaaaatatttttttaatgtatataagactattttataatttttcttacattttttatatattgtttatttttaaatttttaataattgtatattttaattagttgaaATATTATATACCCGTCGCAAAGCACGGGTCACCATTGTATTGTGCGTTCTGAAGTTGTATTAAAACTTTCTACTATCAGTttattaatactatattttaccaTAAATTTTTGTCTTACTATcggtttatttaaattaattagcacAATCTACTAATCCGCAGCGAAGCGCGGATCTAGACTAGTATATACAATCTTGAGTTCTACTGTGGCCGACATGTCGTCTTTTCCGCGCTCGCCaggaagagaggaaaagaaaaagggagagaaagagagagagggggggccTGCGTGCAGGCGACCCGCGCCCGCAGCacgcacgagagagagagagggagagagaggaggagagagagagagagtgagcagagagagagagagagagagcagacagagtctctctctctctcagcgcGCGCGGGGGNGTTGtcataaaaagatattaaaaaaacttaatatgtaaaaattaatattatatattatataaaagatgtaattaaaagataaaattaaaatccgtGCATTGCACGGGTTAGTTGCTAGTATATAGTTAAGATtaagattatagattatatattatagatagattatagatttatagatttatagatgGTTGACAACCTCACCTCCAACTGCAAGATACGTCTCTCGAACTCGTGGTGTGAGCGACGCCGTTCCCCCTCACCTCCTCCGCTCCACAACTTGTCGACGCCGACCTCTCGTTGACGGGCCGGAGTTTCCGTTGCCAGGGCGGGGCTCCCGCCttcagatccgccccgttttgCATCCCTATCAGCGGATCGTTCGACCGAACATGATCTACGGTGGTTTTCTCTTCGTCATGATCGCGTTTCTAACCCTAATTTGGGGGCCTCATTACTCTTCCTCTTCGGATCAGGTGTGCGTGTTCTCTTTCCTAAATTTTCGAGTGCCCTCTTAATGTTTTCTCATTTTGTAAATTGATGAGCATGCCCAATTTTTATTCATTGATTTGCACATTGGGTCCTCGattgtctaattttttttgttttggaaaaaaaaattcgcaTTCTTTCTTTTGGAGGATTGATGTTAAATTGACAGCAATGGTAaagattttgcaattttttagtACCTCTCATCATTTAGATAGTTGCGAGTATACTAGGGCAGTTTGTTAGTGTGCACCCTCCAaatttaatttcctcccataTGAGAGatctgaatttaatttttctcgTCGAGGTCTTGGATCCAAGAAAGTTCTAGAGGGCTATGTCAGCTTATGAGAAAAGATTTGTTTAGCTTAATCCTAAGCTTTTGATTCATTGGAAAATTTATGCATTCCAACAAAGAGAAAACAACACCATATTGTGTTAACTTATTGgtcatttttctccttttataaactttcttatttactcTTGCATATAGTATTTTAAAAGGAGGTCCGCGCAAACAAATGCTGAGGCCTTCTGGAGCCTAGGCGTGAGGCCTACCGTGAGGGCGTGCCTCAAGAGAGTGAGATGCAcatttaacaaaatataaatactctTCACAAGCNGGGATGACGATCACGGTAACTAACCTCTCCGTGCACGTTACGAAAAACAATGCGACGTTATACTATATCATTTATAAGAGTAGATGAGAATAGTATATATGATGTAAAATAactcgtaaaaattatttgattataatataatttcaatCATGCACTTTCTACTTATATCTCTATCTATTATAAAGAATCGGTAtaacaattattaatttttttatttttataaataataaatacaataATGCAGTCAGGTTACGGCATATGGTCACCAAAACACTAATAATTTAGTCGCAATTCATAAAATTTAGGGTGGCTTTTATCACGATGATAgtatttctcaaatttttatgtAGAATTGGAGATAATATCAATGCTTCCACTAtaacatctctctctccttttcttttcttttcttttttttttgtttctactGAACATTGATCAGGGTCAAACAGTTACACCGTACCagttgaagaaaaagaaactctatCCTTTAATCTATGCTGGGGATGCTGTGGTTCCTGGGACTCCCACCAATGTTTCAGGGTATAGATTATCTTTCAACTTAATCCATAATAAAAGTTTAATACTTTAGATAGAGATTACAGGAAGGGTTTAATTGAAATGCCAAAGAGGTGGTAGGAATCAAACTCTGCAtgctaaattttgtaatttaatccTTGCAAAAACACTATATATTCAATCATGTAACATTCTTttcagacaaaaaaaaaattgtagctagcactgcaacatgtttagctactagtatatatatatatggtgtgtTGCTTCTCTTCTCCATCTCTTCTCCACCCCGAGGCGACCAACAAAGGCGGAGCGACCAGAGAGgcgaaggaggaagaagagcgACTAGAGATTGGGAAGAAAAAGGCAAAATCCAACATAATCTAGCATCAACCAAGGGCAAATAGAGTAAATAAACATTGGATTAACGATTCGGGCAATGGATAGGAGTGGAACGGACACCATGCGGATTGGATCCAACCGTCAGAAGTAACCAAGGGTGTTGACCGGAAAGGCCGAGGAGAGGCCCAATCCACTCCCGAAATTGGCCTATATCAGCCCatataatattagtatttaCAATTGCAATGTACTACCTTATTTTCTTGCAGtttaaatatatgtaataagGGGATATAAGGAGGATTGTATGaggaaatagaaaagaaatgaaatagTATCTTCTTCCCCAATTCGCCTTTTTACCTATCTCAATTCCCCAATTCTCATATCTGTCTCAATTCCTTATCCCTCTCTacctctatctctatctctatgtcTCCTTCTCTTACCTCCTTTAGCCTCAATTACCTCGGAATTGCGACCGTGAGCCATCATCATCCTCGTCGCCGTCCTCACCTCAGAGAATTCTCATCCTTGGCTGGTTGCGACAAGTCTGGGATATTACAAATTCAACTtcggcttcttcttcctcctctcctctcctttcctttcctaTGATTTGTTGTTAATCCATGAGGCCTCTCCCTCtcaaactcctctctctcctcctcttcctcctcgtcctcatcctcttcttttctccctCGCCTCTTGCCCTAATTCGCTCCTCGGCCCCTCACAAGCTCCCCTTCCGCTCCTCCgacctcctccctctcctcccatGGCGCCTCGCGCAGCCGATCTTGAAATCTCTCCGCAGGGCCGTCGACCTCCTCACCTTCGTCGGCACCGCCTCGTCCCCCGGCGACTCCATCGAGTGGAAGGGCGCGTGCTTCTACGAGAACAAGGCATGGTTGGAGTGCCACAACAAGAGTGGGTCCCCATACGGGGGCAGCACACTCCATATCAAGgttaggttggacatgaacagAAGTAAATACGGTTTTATAAAATCTAGCCTAATAGTAAGCAACAGATATaagaattctttttttatttttacttgttGAAAATGTGCGGATGTTGCTAATTTCACATATGGTACATTGTGGTTTCTACCATTAGTTACTTGAAGCTTCATCTCTGTAATTTACTATTCGTTGATTACTTTTGGATATTTTCCAATTTCTTTTCATGAACTACATCGATTTTATGTAGTTGTTGATTATGTCATGGCCATTTTTTCCATCATCAAAGCGATctgatccctttttttttgcttaattgTATAAGATGAGTGAGCTTTTGTAATTTGGCTACTGGCCAGGCGACTCAGAACAACAAGGAATTCATCGGCTGTTCGCCATGCTCTCAAGCTTATCTTTCTAGTTCAAATTTTCACTGTAGTTGTGCTGAAAAATCTGGTTCAGATGACAAATGCGAAGGGCCAAATGTTGATATTACTGTGCTCGGAGTGTCAGAACTCCAACGGAAACTGGTCGGTGAAGGATCCCATCGAAATTTGGTTTCCACCTTGAGATTCATTGACTGTTCAGATGCTATGCCAAATTTTCTCAATAGTTACGATTGTGAAGCAGTGATTATTGAAAGACTTCCAAGAGGGGTTTTTGCTGATCCCTTTGAGCTGCAACATTTAGTCAATCGCAGAGGTagaaatcttctttttttttgttttggaatATAGTAATTTTACTATTGTTATTTTACTCATTAGTGTTGATAAAATCCTTTCGCCTGCAGTTTTTGCTGATGTGGCAGTTTTCGGGGATACTAATTTGGAACTACCCTCTGCTCTCTCAAACAAATCAATTGTTCAGATTCATATGGATCTTCAGCATCATAATCTATTGAGCAATTGTGAAATTGTTATTGAATTGCCTCTGCATGCTAGATATCCGGTAAGTTTTTGAACAAAGTACTTTTAATAGATCGTTTTGGTTGTTATTTAATATTGGGTTACTTTGATATTAATAGgcactatctctctctaaaaaaataactaaCTATGTAGAAGAAACCATATATCTGAATATTTTGTTGCAAACTCATATCCCATACTGTTCCTAGAAGGCTGGTATTTTGAAATACAAATGCCCCACTTCTGCCTagattagagatgtcaacgggtcggattcggggcgggtttttaaaaacccgaacccgaacccgactccaaacccgagacccgaacccgaacccgaacccgacggattttaaaaatccatatccaaacccgaacccgaccaaaaatccgaaacccgaacccgaacccgaacccgaaaatttgaacccgaaacaattatttcttttttcaatatttcaaaatatattatattaaatctaaatttttaaaatacaaatttaaatataacatcaaatttttatatatatattatatataatacaaaataaattcgggttcgggtcgggttcgggttcgggtcggatacaatcaaaatccatatccgaatccatatccgtcgggtttctatttttgatatccatatccgaatccatatccatatccatcggatatatccgtttcattcgggttcgggttcggataaaatttcgggtatccatacccattgacatccctagcctAGGTAAAGCAAGTGTTATAATAAACTCTCAAGAGTCAAATGTATATTGGTATGAGTATTAATATTCCACAGAATATGTTTAAAAGTTATACTGATGATGAATGATCGAGTGGTCAAGATAGATAGCCTTTGGAAATGTAATATATCAGCCATATTTTGTAGATGAAGTTGTATGAACTCCCTTCAACTTTAGGCCATTTTAAAGTAGGTCCCTTCAATTTTCTTGATCCACATCACCTTAATGTTAATTTGTAGTATTTGGTATCTTAGTTAATTGAATTGGggattttgttaaaattaatgaCCTCATTAGCTATTGATTGTAAGTAGTTAATGAAATCCACAATTCCTTATGCTGCAAAGTAGCTGTAAGCTGAAATTTGGCCAAATCACTGATTGATTTAACAAGTCCCCAGCTAAATTGACTAAAGTAGCTTAAAAAAGCTGAGGGGATTTcaagggaaaaaaacaaaaagtttaatGCCTACTCATAATGGCtgatagttgagggggtcttcgtacattttgtaattattatttaattgatGTTCCTTTAGCTTGGCTATTCAATTGATGGACTTTGCATCAGGCAGAATCAATGTTCTGAACTGTGCCCAAACATATTATGCTGCTATAGGGTATAGCGGACATGCCATTCATATCATATATGAACCTAAAAGTTTTTTAATGGCCAAGAAATATATGAATAAGGCAAGGATAGCGATAAATGCTTAATGCGAAAATCTAATCGTTTTGAAATCCTACTCGCAACTCATTGGTCAACCACTTTTTTGGTCTCAACTTTATTGTCTAGCCATGGCTCATTGTTGAGGCTAGCTGTCTACTTGATGGCACATTCGACCCTATATGTGATTATGCAACGTAAACTCAGCATCTGAAAGTTTTTCAACTTGTCTCACTTTTCAttcccttttattttttcctcctGAAATTCATATTCATATCAAAGCATATCAGCAAAACTAAGAGTTATATGTCCTAAAATTTTCTGATTTGCTTGCAGCCCCTTGATGTGAGTGGCTATGCAACGGTTGATATCGGCGGTCCAGATCTGCTATTACGATTCAGGCCAAAAGAGGTAAGTTCAAATTCCTGTTTTTGGTCGGTTACTCCTGTTGATGTGGGACCTGCAAAGATGGTCAAGTGGCAAATACCTTGTGGAAGCGAAGCACATTCAGGAATGGTGTCAACTATCACTTTTGTCTCAGCTCTAGTTGGTGCTATGTCAATTGTTTTCTCCGCTGTATTTTACTCTCCGAAAAATGTTtctaaaatattgtaataaaatcttTTGcagaattattaaattttgatgccaTTGATGTGATTTATATCTTGCTTGTTCATTGTTAGCAAAGTTTATTCGAAAATCTCTCATAATGATTTTGCATTTGAGGCCTTTCAATCCAGAAGGTCGTCGTGAAAACTTTTACACAAGTTTAAGCTCTTCTTCGGCGCCAACAAAGTTTGATATCACGATTTCGATAAAACCATTTGTCCATATGGTGTCAATTTTTGAAATGCGACTAGCATGATTTCAGTTC contains the following coding sequences:
- the LOC109708972 gene encoding SUMO-activating enzyme subunit 1B-1-like encodes the protein MDEEELTAQETALYDRQIRVWGVDAQKRLSRAHVLISGLSGATAELCKNIVLAGVGSLTLVDPRPVTEDACNANFLILPENINGGRSLADVCCESLKDFNPMVRVSAEKGE
- the LOC109708971 gene encoding uncharacterized protein LOC109708971 is translated as MRPLPLKLLSLLLFLLVLILFFSPSPLALIRSSAPHKLPFRSSDLLPLLPWRLAQPILKSLRRAVDLLTFVGTASSPGDSIEWKGACFYENKAWLECHNKSGSPYGGSTLHIKATQNNKEFIGCSPCSQAYLSSSNFHCSCAEKSGSDDKCEGPNVDITVLGVSELQRKLVGEGSHRNLVSTLRFIDCSDAMPNFLNSYDCEAVIIERLPRGVFADPFELQHLVNRRVFADVAVFGDTNLELPSALSNKSIVQIHMDLQHHNLLSNCEIVIELPLHARYPPLDVSGYATVDIGGPDLLLRFRPKEVSSNSCFWSVTPVDVGPAKMVKWQIPCGSEAHSGMVSTITFVSALVGAMSIVFSAVFYSPKNVSKIL